A window from Neobacillus sp. PS3-40 encodes these proteins:
- a CDS encoding DegT/DnrJ/EryC1/StrS family aminotransferase, producing the protein MKVPMLDLSEQYQGLRSEVLEVLDQVMGSSRFILGDNVKKLEQDIAKFSNVAHGIGVGNGSDAIHIALQALGIGPGDEVITTTFTFFATGGAIVRVGATPVYVDIDPETFNIDPVKVEEAITEKTKAIIPVHLYGQMADMETLAKIAEKHNLVIVEDAAQAIGAKQNGKSVGELSSAATYSFFPTKNLGAYGDGGMIVTNNDDVAEKTGVIRVHGSKPKYYHHVLGYNSRLDELQAAVLNVKFPHLEEWGELRRQKAETYTHLLNETLGDVVTTPVEKEGNYHVFHQYTIRVENRDELQKFLNDQGVQTMIYYPLPLHLQPVFENLGYKKGDLPVAEKAANEALSLPMFPELKTEQQEYVVAKIAEFYGK; encoded by the coding sequence ATGAAAGTACCTATGCTAGACCTTAGTGAACAGTATCAAGGGTTAAGATCTGAGGTTTTAGAAGTATTGGATCAAGTAATGGGTTCATCCCGATTTATATTGGGTGACAACGTTAAAAAACTCGAGCAGGATATTGCTAAATTTAGCAACGTAGCTCATGGTATAGGTGTTGGAAACGGAAGCGATGCAATACATATTGCTCTTCAAGCATTAGGAATAGGGCCTGGAGATGAAGTGATTACCACAACATTTACATTCTTTGCTACCGGTGGTGCAATTGTCCGTGTAGGTGCAACGCCTGTATATGTTGATATTGACCCAGAAACATTTAATATTGATCCAGTTAAAGTAGAGGAAGCCATTACTGAAAAAACAAAAGCCATAATTCCTGTTCATTTATATGGGCAAATGGCTGATATGGAAACATTAGCGAAAATTGCCGAAAAACATAATCTTGTGATTGTAGAAGATGCTGCACAGGCAATCGGAGCAAAGCAAAATGGAAAATCAGTAGGAGAGCTAAGTTCTGCAGCTACTTACAGCTTTTTCCCAACTAAGAACCTTGGCGCATACGGAGACGGCGGTATGATTGTCACAAATAATGACGATGTTGCTGAAAAAACAGGCGTTATTCGTGTCCATGGCAGTAAGCCAAAGTATTACCACCATGTGTTAGGCTACAACAGCCGTTTAGATGAGCTTCAAGCAGCTGTTTTAAACGTTAAATTCCCACATTTAGAAGAGTGGGGTGAGCTGCGCCGTCAAAAAGCAGAAACTTATACCCATTTATTGAATGAAACGCTTGGTGACGTAGTCACAACACCAGTTGAAAAAGAAGGTAATTATCACGTTTTCCATCAGTACACTATTCGTGTGGAAAATCGAGATGAACTTCAGAAGTTTTTAAATGATCAGGGAGTTCAAACGATGATTTATTATCCGCTTCCACTCCACTTACAGCCTGTATTTGAAAATCTAGGCTATAAAAAGGGAGATTTGCCAGTAGCAGAGAAAGCGGCTAATGAGGCTCTATCACTTCCGATGTTCCCTGAATTAAAGACTGAGCAACAAGAATATGTTGTGGCGAAAATAGCAGAGTTTTACGGAAAATAA
- a CDS encoding MraY family glycosyltransferase, which produces MYIQAFIAFFAALFTVLILTPFVIKFAVWFGAIDKPNERKVHQKIMPRLGGLAIFIGVIAGYLAGGLYEQKVNTISVGAILIIIIGILDDKYELSAKTKFAGQLIVAALILASGLKIDFVTIPYIGNFYLGAWSYPLTIFWIVGITNAINLIDGLDGLSAGVSAIGIVTIAIMAFLAGKVLIFTLSLILLGSIIGFLFYNFHPAKIFMGDTGALFIGYSISILSLLGLYKSVTLFSFLVPIIILGVPVFDTTFAIIRRIVNKKPISKPDKSHLHHRLLALGLSHRNTVLAIYGFGILFSTSAILLSKSTLWGSIFIIFGLLVVIEVIAEFSGIVHVQYKPILSLLKKLTDKRPVGGRRY; this is translated from the coding sequence ATGTATATTCAAGCTTTTATAGCCTTTTTTGCCGCATTATTTACTGTGTTGATCCTTACGCCGTTTGTTATTAAATTCGCCGTCTGGTTCGGGGCAATTGACAAACCAAACGAGAGAAAAGTTCATCAGAAAATAATGCCGAGGCTGGGTGGACTAGCCATATTTATTGGTGTAATCGCAGGCTATTTAGCTGGCGGCTTATACGAACAAAAAGTTAACACGATTAGCGTGGGAGCGATTTTAATTATTATCATCGGAATTTTGGATGATAAATATGAGCTTTCTGCAAAAACCAAGTTTGCTGGACAACTTATTGTGGCAGCACTCATTTTAGCAAGTGGCCTGAAAATTGACTTTGTTACCATTCCATATATAGGGAACTTTTATTTAGGTGCTTGGAGTTACCCGCTTACGATTTTTTGGATTGTAGGCATTACAAATGCCATTAATTTAATCGACGGGCTTGACGGACTTTCTGCTGGTGTCTCAGCAATTGGAATTGTTACCATTGCCATTATGGCTTTTTTAGCTGGGAAAGTACTTATTTTCACACTTTCACTTATCTTACTAGGAAGCATTATCGGCTTTCTGTTTTATAATTTTCATCCTGCTAAAATTTTCATGGGGGATACAGGGGCACTTTTCATAGGATATTCTATCTCTATCCTTTCATTGTTGGGATTATACAAAAGTGTAACGCTATTCAGCTTCTTGGTTCCGATCATTATTCTTGGAGTTCCGGTCTTTGATACAACTTTTGCGATTATCCGCAGAATTGTTAACAAAAAACCGATCTCAAAGCCGGATAAGTCACACTTACATCACAGACTCTTGGCATTAGGACTTTCACACCGAAATACTGTTTTAGCTATTTATGGGTTCGGCATTCTCTTCAGCACGAGTGCTATTCTACTTTCAAAATCCACGCTATGGGGAAGTATCTTCATTATTTTTGGATTGTTAGTTGTTATCGAAGTGATTGCAGAATTCAGTGGTATCGTCCATGTTCAATACAAGCCTATTTTAAGCTTACTTAAAAAATTGACCGATAAACGGCCGGTTGGCGGCAGGCGTTATTAA
- the secA2 gene encoding accessory Sec system translocase SecA2, protein MLTKVKMLFSDSTREIKRLSKIVGEINQLENQVEKLTDEELRQKTALFMEELENGKTLDDIKAEAFAVVREASKRVLGMRHFDVQLIGGLVLHEGNIAEMQTGEGKTLVSTLPSYLHALENKGLHIITANEYLASRDYEQMGKVHEFLGLNVGLNIAQIPPEAKKAAYSAHITYGTGNEFGFDYLRDNMVQDSSQKVQRGHHFAIVDEIDSILIDEARTPLIIANKSSFGAELFHITAEIMKSFKADVDYELFSETMQIYLKDEGAFKIEKAFGISNLYDAEHQDLLHNVTQSLKAAVVMNRDVDYIVKEGKIELIDKFTGRIMEGRSFSEGLHQAIEAKEGLEVTEENETQATITIQNYFRMYKKLAGMTGSATPSKEEFNETYNLEVVSIPTNKPVQRMDFDELIYSKKQAKIDRIIEEVESMNKIGRPVLVGTTSIEQSEILSQHLSKKGIKHQVLNAKTEEDEAKIISLAGQKGHIMLATNMAGRGTDIMLGEGVKELGGLHIIGTERHESFRIDMQLRGRSGRQGDPGSSIFIISIEDDLFLHYDVDQMDKYKKKLKTNEDSLIISPDPNKFVRTVQKLVESAHHSARSNLLKLENVLDRQSKIIYSMRDRILGSNLEEMFPEVAGYIKKYIQQIIVKYCDVNKPSGDWNLHGLLEELNFAFIELPITFEDLEDRTSEEINELILEEYTKLEQQILSLKEDENLGRRLKSLMLQIIDSNWIQHLDVMTLIKDGIHLHSYGQEDPNRVFESDALAEFNQLLFDIESGVSIRFIEYIKSQYEMEQGGNE, encoded by the coding sequence ATGTTAACAAAAGTGAAAATGCTTTTCAGCGACAGTACAAGAGAAATAAAACGTTTATCAAAAATTGTCGGCGAAATCAACCAATTAGAAAACCAAGTAGAGAAACTTACTGATGAAGAATTACGCCAAAAAACGGCTTTATTTATGGAAGAGTTAGAAAACGGCAAGACGCTTGATGATATTAAAGCAGAGGCATTCGCTGTTGTCCGTGAAGCATCAAAGCGTGTGCTTGGTATGCGCCATTTTGACGTTCAGTTAATCGGAGGACTCGTTCTTCATGAAGGTAACATTGCTGAAATGCAAACAGGAGAAGGAAAAACACTTGTCTCCACATTGCCAAGCTATCTTCACGCCCTAGAAAACAAAGGTCTCCATATTATTACAGCCAACGAATATTTAGCAAGCCGCGACTATGAACAGATGGGGAAAGTCCACGAGTTCCTTGGCCTAAACGTTGGGCTTAATATCGCACAAATACCACCCGAAGCAAAAAAAGCAGCATATTCTGCTCATATCACCTATGGGACAGGAAATGAATTTGGATTTGATTACCTAAGAGATAACATGGTTCAAGATAGTAGCCAAAAGGTTCAGCGTGGTCATCACTTTGCTATTGTAGATGAAATTGATAGCATTCTAATTGACGAAGCAAGAACCCCGTTAATTATTGCCAACAAATCTAGCTTTGGAGCAGAGCTTTTTCATATTACTGCAGAAATCATGAAAAGCTTTAAAGCCGATGTGGACTATGAGCTTTTCTCAGAAACCATGCAGATCTACTTAAAGGATGAAGGCGCCTTTAAAATAGAAAAGGCATTTGGAATCAGCAACTTATATGATGCCGAACACCAAGATCTTTTACATAATGTCACTCAATCACTAAAAGCGGCCGTTGTGATGAATAGGGATGTTGACTACATTGTAAAAGAAGGAAAAATTGAGCTTATTGATAAATTTACCGGCCGAATTATGGAAGGCCGCTCATTTAGTGAAGGACTTCATCAAGCGATTGAAGCTAAAGAAGGTCTTGAAGTAACGGAGGAAAATGAAACACAGGCAACCATTACAATCCAAAATTATTTTAGAATGTATAAAAAACTTGCTGGTATGACAGGGAGTGCCACCCCTTCCAAAGAAGAGTTTAATGAAACCTATAATTTGGAAGTTGTATCTATCCCTACCAACAAGCCTGTTCAAAGAATGGACTTTGATGAATTAATCTATAGCAAAAAGCAGGCGAAAATAGACCGGATTATTGAAGAAGTAGAAAGCATGAACAAAATCGGACGACCTGTTTTAGTCGGAACAACTTCGATTGAACAATCTGAGATTCTCTCTCAGCATCTATCAAAAAAAGGAATTAAACACCAGGTTCTCAACGCAAAAACAGAAGAAGATGAAGCAAAGATCATTTCTCTTGCCGGACAGAAGGGCCATATTATGCTAGCAACCAATATGGCGGGGCGCGGTACTGATATCATGCTCGGCGAAGGGGTAAAAGAACTTGGCGGGCTTCATATTATTGGAACGGAGAGACACGAGAGTTTCCGCATTGATATGCAATTAAGAGGGAGATCAGGTCGACAAGGTGACCCTGGTTCATCCATTTTCATTATATCAATTGAAGATGATCTGTTCCTTCATTATGATGTCGATCAAATGGACAAGTATAAAAAGAAATTAAAAACGAACGAGGACAGTCTCATTATTAGTCCTGATCCAAATAAATTTGTCCGGACTGTTCAGAAATTAGTTGAATCGGCACATCACTCCGCCCGCTCCAATTTATTGAAACTGGAAAACGTTCTTGATCGACAAAGTAAAATTATTTATTCAATGCGTGACCGGATTCTTGGCTCAAATTTGGAGGAAATGTTCCCTGAGGTTGCTGGCTATATAAAAAAATATATTCAACAGATTATCGTAAAATATTGTGATGTGAATAAACCTTCAGGCGATTGGAATCTACACGGTTTACTAGAAGAATTAAACTTTGCTTTTATCGAATTACCGATTACTTTTGAAGATCTTGAGGATCGAACAAGCGAAGAGATAAATGAACTAATTTTAGAAGAATACACAAAACTCGAACAACAAATTCTGTCCTTAAAAGAAGATGAAAACCTTGGAAGGCGATTAAAGTCATTGATGCTCCAAATTATTGATTCCAACTGGATCCAGCATTTAGATGTTATGACCCTAATAAAAGACGGAATCCATTTACACAGCTATGGCCAAGAAGATCCAAATCGAGTGTTTGAAAGTGATGCTCTTGCTGAATTTAATCAATTACTATTTGATATTGAATCAGGTGTTAGCATACGTTTCATCGAGTACATCAAAAGTCAATATGAGATGGAACAGGGAGGGAACGAATAA
- a CDS encoding accessory Sec system S-layer assembly protein: MALFKKKEKNEEITAQDALELAHESNREDIESELVKTSLVIHPDWELSSQEKYVYMFKHQELPLLKPNQISIKGIKLLQFDDGFVVVALLRNTLTKAIRFESVDLLLLDENGVALAKRQFELDGLGEMPPMSCMPWRFLYHSEDKITDAPLPKEGWSIAFELKQSATGPNQLDLEESWEKELSPVQKDQLEKLIPTLPPLGPSEVNIMGLEVKLLDNGNLVSTVLIRNGSNKELQFEKLPLVIEDATGEKIAQGSFTLQNFKVKANTTKPWTFIFPKELITKENPDLSKWKVHPPEKTE, from the coding sequence ATGGCTTTATTTAAAAAGAAAGAAAAAAATGAAGAGATTACCGCTCAAGATGCACTTGAATTAGCCCATGAATCAAATCGTGAAGATATTGAATCAGAACTTGTCAAAACCTCCCTTGTTATCCATCCTGATTGGGAGCTTAGCAGCCAAGAGAAATATGTTTATATGTTCAAACATCAGGAACTACCATTACTCAAACCCAACCAAATTTCCATCAAAGGAATCAAGCTGTTACAGTTCGATGATGGATTTGTTGTGGTGGCACTGTTGCGAAATACGTTAACAAAAGCAATCCGATTCGAGAGTGTTGACCTCTTGCTTCTTGATGAAAACGGAGTGGCCTTGGCAAAAAGGCAGTTTGAATTGGACGGACTTGGTGAAATGCCGCCAATGAGCTGTATGCCATGGCGTTTCCTCTATCATAGCGAAGATAAAATAACAGATGCTCCACTACCTAAAGAGGGCTGGAGCATCGCATTTGAACTAAAACAATCAGCAACGGGACCTAATCAGCTAGACCTTGAGGAAAGCTGGGAAAAGGAACTATCACCCGTTCAAAAAGATCAACTAGAAAAACTTATTCCAACCCTTCCACCACTTGGACCTAGTGAAGTAAACATCATGGGACTTGAAGTAAAACTATTGGACAACGGGAATTTGGTTTCCACTGTCCTCATCCGAAATGGCAGCAATAAGGAACTCCAGTTTGAAAAATTGCCATTAGTCATTGAGGATGCTACGGGCGAAAAAATCGCACAAGGCAGCTTCACCTTGCAAAATTTCAAAGTAAAGGCAAACACAACCAAACCATGGACATTTATTTTTCCAAAAGAATTGATTACGAAAGAAAACCCAGACCTTTCAAAATGGAAGGTACATCCACCAGAAAAAACAGAATAG
- a CDS encoding C40 family peptidase produces the protein MKNILRFFAVFALVLPLLVGTQTTAKAAEKNELTDFAKTLIGVPYKWGGTTPQGFDCSGFLTYVYKHYGVELPRSSADQFSQGEKISNDEMVPGDILFFTTYKSGPSHSAIYLGDNKFIHASPQGIEIANLNMSYYKARYLGARRFIQPEQVKDVTSLLPVKQGQVGTVYIKKKMNLWQKDENNNLIKVRVLNPGEMYRVYQIDDSFGGQYNLGSQLYVTNIENYLEYIPAGN, from the coding sequence ATGAAGAATATTTTAAGATTTTTCGCCGTTTTTGCTCTTGTTCTCCCGCTTTTAGTTGGGACACAGACAACGGCAAAAGCTGCTGAAAAAAATGAACTAACCGATTTCGCAAAGACATTAATAGGTGTACCATATAAATGGGGTGGCACCACACCACAAGGATTTGATTGTTCAGGGTTTTTAACATATGTATATAAACATTACGGTGTCGAACTTCCACGTTCTAGCGCGGATCAATTTTCACAAGGTGAAAAAATCAGCAATGATGAAATGGTACCAGGGGATATATTATTCTTTACAACCTATAAGAGTGGCCCATCGCATTCTGCAATATATCTTGGTGATAATAAGTTTATTCACGCTTCACCACAAGGTATAGAAATTGCTAACTTAAATATGAGCTATTACAAAGCCAGATACCTTGGAGCAAGAAGATTTATTCAGCCAGAACAAGTAAAGGATGTAACTTCACTACTTCCAGTTAAACAAGGACAAGTTGGAACCGTATACATAAAAAAGAAGATGAATTTATGGCAAAAAGATGAAAATAACAATCTAATAAAAGTCCGTGTTTTAAATCCTGGCGAAATGTATCGTGTCTACCAAATAGATGATTCATTTGGCGGCCAGTATAACCTCGGATCTCAACTATATGTTACAAACATAGAAAACTATCTTGAGTACATACCTGCGGGGAATTAA
- a CDS encoding phosphodiester glycosidase family protein, translating to MKNKIIICFILILASMLPAFHETEVKAASDTVVYWDGVQLVKGQVGRVDIVKSINLWKRDSNNKLIFIRVLKPGESYRVYQYSSMYGGQYGVGGPYFVTNVKGYVEYKTPSLAKLRQVNPELYGTKLSLGTVTDEKSTVIAPGVTQSKLSVANSRENQEIYVLNVDQQASQLKLETALAKDQMIGFETVSSMAENNQAEEHYVIGGVNGDYFTDNGSPTDLTVRNGELVTTNTTPASERTIFGVSPDGKAMIGNPEISLQVSVNGQNPYIINSVNKRRNANYLVLYTQYFANTTLTNELGTEVVLSNVQGQLNGNNTVKATVKEVIVGKGNAPLNDGELILSGHGLGSDYLKTLVAGDSVDINLSYDNPAWNMVDQAIGGRYHLVKDGQAQTFSITGAHPRTAIGIKKDGSVFVIVIDGRQEDSSGVTLTEIAKVMKDLGAVEAMTFDGGGSSTMVVREPGETDATVINSPSDGKERSVGNSLLIVGTWKAGPLNTLILNANDLKLFAGATYKSLDIAVKGLDKNNNPITIKDPLTWSSNLGTFNSDGSFTARKTIGNGAITAASGLVKASLQAQVVNQLDSIKVANKTIMVDQNGTFSIPAEGYLAGKKVVSDPTIFNYQVSGQVGTIENGIFKAGKVDGMGTVTISYGSVSTQFNVIVGNPGTIVIEDFEGSLSSWKASGANYQSIQVVPERNYVKEGSHSLKVAYDFTGTTGTSGVYASPTTPIAIPGTPVKIGMWVYGDGKGHWLRSQLSDAKNNVVQLDLVKALDWVGWQYVEANIPTGLTPPYKLETPVRYMEVDDVAKNKGQIFVDQITAVYK from the coding sequence ATGAAAAATAAAATTATTATTTGTTTTATTTTGATTCTGGCATCAATGCTTCCTGCGTTTCATGAAACGGAGGTAAAAGCGGCATCAGATACGGTCGTCTACTGGGATGGAGTACAACTAGTAAAAGGCCAAGTCGGCAGAGTTGATATTGTAAAGTCAATTAATCTATGGAAAAGAGATAGCAATAATAAACTCATTTTTATCCGGGTACTTAAACCTGGAGAAAGCTATCGTGTCTATCAATATAGCTCCATGTACGGCGGCCAGTATGGGGTGGGTGGTCCGTATTTTGTAACAAATGTAAAAGGATATGTTGAATACAAAACGCCTTCCCTTGCAAAGCTTCGCCAGGTAAATCCTGAATTGTATGGAACAAAATTATCACTTGGAACGGTAACGGACGAAAAATCGACAGTGATCGCTCCTGGTGTTACCCAATCCAAATTATCAGTAGCAAATAGTCGTGAGAACCAGGAAATTTACGTTCTCAACGTTGACCAGCAGGCATCACAGCTAAAGTTAGAAACTGCATTAGCAAAAGATCAAATGATTGGCTTTGAAACCGTTAGTAGTATGGCTGAAAATAACCAGGCTGAAGAACACTACGTTATCGGCGGCGTTAATGGCGATTATTTTACAGATAATGGCTCACCAACGGACTTAACAGTTCGAAATGGGGAGCTTGTCACAACAAATACAACACCGGCAAGTGAAAGAACGATCTTTGGTGTCTCCCCGGATGGAAAAGCCATGATTGGAAATCCTGAAATTTCTCTTCAAGTATCAGTTAATGGCCAAAATCCGTACATAATCAATTCGGTTAATAAACGCCGAAATGCAAATTACCTTGTATTATACACACAGTATTTTGCGAATACGACGCTGACGAATGAACTTGGAACAGAGGTAGTGCTATCCAATGTCCAGGGCCAATTAAACGGAAATAACACTGTAAAAGCAACAGTGAAGGAAGTAATTGTTGGAAAAGGCAATGCACCGCTAAATGATGGCGAGCTTATTTTATCAGGTCATGGGCTAGGAAGTGATTATCTGAAGACGCTTGTTGCCGGCGATAGTGTTGACATCAATTTGTCTTATGATAATCCTGCTTGGAATATGGTTGATCAGGCCATAGGTGGGCGCTATCACCTTGTTAAAGATGGGCAGGCACAAACGTTTAGTATTACCGGTGCGCATCCGCGTACAGCCATCGGTATTAAAAAAGATGGATCTGTTTTTGTAATTGTCATAGATGGACGCCAGGAAGATAGTTCAGGCGTGACGCTTACAGAGATTGCGAAAGTGATGAAGGATCTAGGAGCTGTTGAAGCAATGACCTTCGATGGTGGCGGATCGTCGACAATGGTTGTTCGTGAACCAGGTGAGACAGATGCTACAGTCATCAATTCTCCATCAGATGGAAAAGAAAGAAGTGTCGGTAATTCCTTGTTAATCGTGGGTACTTGGAAGGCAGGTCCATTAAATACACTGATTTTAAATGCTAATGATCTCAAGCTTTTTGCGGGAGCAACCTATAAGAGTCTTGATATAGCTGTTAAAGGTTTGGATAAAAATAATAACCCAATCACGATTAAGGATCCACTTACATGGAGCTCAAACCTTGGAACATTTAACAGTGATGGATCGTTTACAGCCAGAAAAACAATTGGGAATGGGGCGATTACAGCTGCAAGTGGGTTAGTTAAAGCTAGTTTACAAGCACAAGTTGTTAATCAGCTTGATTCAATTAAAGTGGCAAATAAAACAATTATGGTTGACCAAAACGGTACTTTTTCTATTCCAGCTGAGGGTTATTTAGCTGGGAAAAAGGTTGTTTCAGACCCAACCATTTTCAATTATCAAGTCTCTGGTCAAGTTGGTACCATTGAGAATGGTATTTTTAAAGCTGGTAAAGTAGACGGAATGGGAACTGTGACGATTTCTTATGGATCCGTTTCAACGCAATTTAATGTCATTGTCGGAAATCCAGGCACGATTGTCATTGAGGATTTTGAAGGTAGCCTAAGCTCTTGGAAGGCTAGTGGAGCAAATTATCAATCCATTCAAGTAGTACCGGAGAGAAATTATGTAAAAGAAGGCTCACACTCGCTTAAAGTGGCCTATGATTTTACTGGAACCACTGGGACATCGGGTGTCTATGCAAGCCCAACTACGCCAATTGCCATTCCAGGCACACCGGTGAAAATCGGAATGTGGGTGTATGGTGATGGCAAAGGGCACTGGCTCCGTTCCCAGCTCTCAGATGCTAAAAACAATGTTGTCCAGCTTGATTTAGTGAAAGCATTGGATTGGGTTGGTTGGCAGTATGTTGAAGCAAACATCCCAACAGGATTAACGCCGCCATATAAGCTAGAGACTCCTGTCCGCTATATGGAAGTGGATGATGTAGCAAAAAACAAAGGACAAATCTTTGTAGATCAAATTACAGCTGTTTATAAATAA
- a CDS encoding CAP-associated domain-containing protein produces MMRVYKQIFLGITLVSILFLLTPVTSAHAEELCSSIGPETVIKWDSSDLKVAQIGRLTILKNTPLYKLTGETKETSRVLKKGETYRIYAFKPGKLSVGGGLFVDRDDRINYETPSKVKLGQQTCKKQAIESSQASIQLDELKGSVEAKLGKEKRTSLNEYNLNWYTYYQQYHHFYMVSYLDNKVAGMFTMDDRYYVKNIHVGSTSTDVKNALGNPIKGIVKGNTNYLLNNSNGVQTFDQAGFYITIFYDLHNQGKVTGIQILSKSMENRKAARFGIPSSTLKQAFEMQMFDLINAARVTNGLLALGWDERERTAARKHSLDMAVNHFFDHVNLKGEDPFVRMKAEGIYYRTAGENIAMGYSSSIFAHEAFMNSLGHRENILNSDYTFVGVGEQFQANTNVPYFTQDFFTP; encoded by the coding sequence ATGATGCGAGTTTATAAACAAATATTTTTAGGTATCACTCTTGTCAGTATTTTATTTTTACTCACACCTGTCACATCAGCACATGCGGAGGAACTCTGCAGTAGTATTGGCCCTGAAACTGTGATCAAATGGGATTCAAGTGATTTAAAAGTTGCGCAAATTGGAAGATTAACCATTTTGAAAAATACACCTCTCTACAAATTGACTGGGGAGACAAAGGAAACATCGCGGGTTTTGAAAAAAGGGGAAACGTATCGCATATACGCATTTAAGCCTGGAAAACTTAGTGTTGGTGGAGGCTTGTTTGTTGATCGTGATGACAGAATTAACTATGAAACTCCTTCAAAGGTCAAGCTTGGACAGCAAACCTGTAAAAAGCAGGCGATTGAAAGTAGTCAAGCTAGCATTCAGTTGGATGAATTGAAAGGATCTGTTGAAGCCAAGCTTGGGAAAGAAAAGAGAACCTCTTTAAATGAGTACAACCTTAACTGGTACACCTACTATCAGCAGTACCATCATTTTTACATGGTAAGCTATTTGGATAATAAAGTAGCTGGTATGTTTACAATGGATGATCGTTATTATGTAAAAAATATTCATGTCGGTTCTACCAGTACTGATGTTAAAAATGCACTAGGCAACCCAATCAAAGGGATAGTGAAGGGAAATACGAATTACCTTCTTAACAACAGTAATGGCGTGCAGACTTTTGATCAAGCTGGTTTTTATATTACTATTTTTTACGATCTACACAATCAAGGAAAGGTAACAGGAATTCAAATCCTATCCAAATCAATGGAAAATAGAAAGGCTGCCCGTTTTGGTATCCCATCCAGTACACTGAAGCAAGCATTTGAAATGCAAATGTTTGATCTAATCAATGCAGCACGCGTGACTAACGGACTTTTAGCATTGGGATGGGATGAAAGGGAAAGAACAGCTGCTCGAAAGCATAGTCTTGATATGGCTGTAAATCACTTCTTTGATCATGTCAATTTAAAGGGTGAAGATCCGTTCGTTAGGATGAAAGCGGAAGGAATTTACTATCGGACAGCAGGTGAAAACATTGCGATGGGTTATTCTAGTAGTATTTTTGCCCATGAAGCTTTTATGAATTCGCTTGGGCATCGTGAAAATATATTAAACTCCGACTATACTTTTGTTGGGGTGGGGGAACAGTTTCAAGCTAACACGAATGTGCCTTATTTTACCCAAGATTTTTTCACTCCTTAA